A single region of the Leptothrix cholodnii SP-6 genome encodes:
- a CDS encoding DUF882 domain-containing protein, with amino-acid sequence MQYHRPHPPVHAHAHAHARPATRRRFLRHAGALALAGAVPVALAAPARTSAATGLGGARELALHHTHTGERIALAYAVDDRYVPEALGALNHFLRDHYSGQVGTIAPPLFDQLHRLHQVLGAAQPFQVISGYRCPETNNTLRLTRGGGGVAKRSLHMDGRAIDVRLPGVPLADLRDAALSLGAGGVGYYPGQQFVHLDNGPVRRW; translated from the coding sequence ATGCAGTACCACCGCCCCCATCCCCCCGTTCACGCCCACGCGCACGCCCACGCCCGCCCCGCCACACGTCGCCGGTTCCTGCGCCATGCGGGTGCGCTGGCGCTGGCTGGTGCCGTGCCGGTCGCGCTGGCGGCACCGGCCCGCACGAGCGCCGCGACCGGCCTGGGTGGCGCGCGCGAGCTGGCCCTGCACCACACCCACACCGGCGAGCGCATTGCGCTGGCCTATGCGGTCGACGACCGCTACGTGCCCGAGGCGCTGGGGGCGCTGAACCACTTCCTGCGTGACCACTACAGCGGCCAGGTCGGCACGATCGCGCCGCCGCTGTTCGACCAGCTGCACCGCCTGCACCAGGTGCTCGGCGCGGCGCAGCCGTTCCAGGTGATCTCGGGCTACCGCTGCCCCGAGACCAACAACACGCTGCGCCTGACCCGCGGCGGCGGCGGCGTCGCCAAGCGCAGCCTGCACATGGACGGCCGCGCGATCGACGTGCGCCTGCCCGGCGTGCCACTGGCCGATCTGCGCGACGCGGCGCTGTCGCTGGGCGCGGGCGGCGTCGGCTATTACCCGGGCCAGCAGTTCGTGCACCTCGACAACGGCCCGGTGCGCCGCTGGTGA
- a CDS encoding PAS domain-containing protein has product MLHEGSESPERRGALRLALGIGAAYAAFGIAWILLSDAAVSAVSTEPGWLEVAQRYKGLFYVLITAVGLAVLVRSGHLRLMRADRQARSSELRVQDLFMRHPQPMWLLDSRGLAFLKVNDAAILHYGYSADEFGRMTLADIRAPEDLAHRHEPAGSSLQGSPDVGVVRHRKKSGEVIYAQVSVHPVPFDGGTAVMAMAIDITRDMLLKQAMENQEQQFRQLHQSLGEVLWLASADGGNVLYVSPAIERIYGVSSDEFLRRPGLWLACVHPDDRALATASGARLKTEGRSSAEYRIVRPDGSVRWISDRKNVIVDEQGHTRMIGGIAEDITAIKDTEETLRHQAEELARRNAELERFNQATVGREIDMIELKREINRLLQQAGQPPRHTLAFLDPPGPPQP; this is encoded by the coding sequence ATGTTGCACGAAGGTTCGGAGTCGCCCGAGAGACGCGGTGCGTTGCGCCTCGCCTTGGGCATCGGCGCGGCCTATGCGGCGTTCGGGATCGCCTGGATCCTGTTGTCGGACGCGGCCGTGTCGGCGGTGTCGACCGAGCCCGGCTGGCTCGAGGTGGCGCAGCGCTACAAGGGCCTGTTCTACGTGCTGATCACGGCCGTCGGCCTGGCGGTGCTGGTACGGTCGGGTCATCTGCGGCTGATGCGGGCCGACCGGCAGGCGCGCTCGAGCGAACTGCGCGTGCAGGACCTCTTCATGCGCCACCCGCAGCCGATGTGGCTGCTCGACTCGCGCGGCCTGGCGTTCCTGAAGGTCAACGACGCGGCGATCCTGCACTACGGCTACAGCGCCGACGAGTTCGGGCGCATGACGCTGGCCGACATCCGCGCGCCCGAGGACCTCGCGCACCGGCACGAGCCGGCCGGCTCGTCGCTGCAGGGCTCGCCCGATGTCGGCGTGGTGCGGCACCGCAAGAAGTCGGGCGAGGTGATCTACGCGCAGGTCAGCGTGCATCCGGTGCCCTTCGACGGCGGCACCGCCGTGATGGCGATGGCCATCGACATCACGCGCGACATGCTGCTCAAGCAGGCGATGGAAAACCAGGAGCAGCAGTTCCGCCAGCTGCACCAGAGCCTCGGCGAGGTGCTGTGGCTGGCCAGCGCCGACGGCGGCAACGTGCTGTACGTGAGCCCGGCGATCGAGCGCATCTACGGCGTCAGCAGCGACGAATTCCTGCGCCGGCCGGGCCTGTGGCTCGCGTGCGTCCACCCGGACGACCGCGCGCTGGCGACCGCGTCGGGCGCGCGGCTGAAGACCGAAGGCCGATCGAGCGCCGAGTACCGCATCGTGCGACCCGACGGCAGCGTGCGCTGGATCTCCGACCGCAAGAACGTGATCGTCGACGAACAGGGCCACACGCGCATGATCGGCGGCATCGCCGAGGACATCACCGCCATCAAGGACACCGAAGAGACGCTGCGCCACCAGGCCGAGGAACTGGCCCGCCGCAATGCCGAACTCGAGCGCTTCAACCAGGCGACGGTGGGGCGCGAGATCGACATGATCGAGCTCAAGCGCGAGATCAACCGGCTTCTGCAGCAGGCCGGCCAGCCGCCGCGCCACACGCTGGCCTTCCTGGACCCGCCCGGCCCGCCGCAGCCCTGA
- the nhaR gene encoding transcriptional activator NhaR — protein sequence MLNFKHLHYFWVAAKAGGIVRAGEQLHITPQTLSAQIKQLEERLGCALFRKQGRGLELTDEGRVALGYADQLFAIADELETVIGSTRSGQQVLSFRVGIADSVPKAIAYRLIEPALDAAAHVRLICHEGKFQDLLAQLAVHRLDLVIADEPMGRQLSIRAFNHTLGSTATSFFATPELARQLQGPFPQCLDGAPMLLQGPASAMRRRLDTWLAEQHLRPRAIAEFDDAALMKAFGSEGRGVFMSPTVLEAETQAQYGVDTIGRTEELVEEFYAISAERRITHPCVVAVTSAARGKLLRG from the coding sequence ATGCTCAATTTCAAGCACCTGCACTACTTCTGGGTCGCCGCCAAGGCCGGCGGCATCGTGCGCGCCGGTGAACAGCTGCACATCACCCCGCAGACCCTGTCGGCGCAGATCAAGCAGCTGGAAGAACGGCTGGGCTGCGCGCTCTTTCGCAAGCAGGGCCGGGGGCTGGAGCTGACCGACGAGGGGCGGGTCGCGCTCGGTTACGCCGATCAGCTGTTCGCCATCGCCGACGAACTGGAGACGGTGATCGGCAGCACGCGCAGCGGCCAGCAAGTGCTGAGCTTTCGGGTCGGCATCGCCGACTCGGTGCCCAAGGCGATCGCCTACCGCCTCATCGAGCCGGCGCTGGACGCCGCGGCGCACGTGCGGCTGATCTGCCATGAAGGCAAGTTCCAGGATCTGCTGGCGCAGCTGGCGGTGCACCGGCTCGACCTCGTGATCGCCGACGAGCCGATGGGCCGCCAGCTCAGCATCCGGGCCTTCAACCACACGCTCGGCTCCACGGCGACGAGCTTCTTCGCCACGCCGGAACTGGCGCGCCAGCTCCAGGGCCCGTTTCCGCAGTGCCTGGACGGTGCGCCGATGCTGCTGCAGGGGCCGGCCTCGGCCATGCGGCGCCGGCTCGACACCTGGCTGGCCGAGCAGCACCTGCGGCCGCGCGCGATCGCCGAGTTCGACGACGCCGCGCTGATGAAGGCCTTCGGCAGCGAGGGCCGCGGCGTGTTCATGTCGCCCACCGTGCTGGAGGCCGAGACGCAGGCGCAGTACGGCGTCGACACCATCGGCCGCACCGAGGAACTGGTGGAGGAGTTCTACGCCATCTCGGCCGAGCGGCGCATCACGCATCCCTGCGTGGTGGCCGTCACCAGCGCCGCGCGCGGCAAGCTGCTGCGCGGGTGA
- a CDS encoding L,D-transpeptidase family protein translates to MNILPTGRRLVFVLCIAVAGLGGAGTADAVMASAWFDGGRPGAQAQQAVALLADAASDGLEPQDYDAAALQRAVALAAQGPGLDAAAQSGLGDALSAAMQRFLADLHDGRIAPRQVHARFDVPRGAAFDPAAVLGAALAGQRLPQAVREAAPRLPLYEQLRQALAQYRALGEHPAWAQKLPPLRGRKLEPLQAWDGLPLLAGRLQVLGDLPADVPVPVRHEGALVAAVQAFQRRHGLGDDGVVGRATLAALAVTPAQRARQIALTLERLRWTPLQLGPRMIVVNVPEFVLRAYETRDDRIDVRLEMKVIVGKALDTPTPLFTEEMRFIEFSPYWNVPRSIAGAELVPRLQSEPAYFTRQGFEFVGRDGRVSAGFGDEQLDAVLRGELRIRQRPGPNNALGDIKFVFPNNDAIYLHHTPSPGLFERDRRDFSHGCIRVQEPVALAKFVLQDQPGWDEARIVEAMARGQSRTLRLDRPVPVLIAYGTVLVRQGRPHFLADVYGNDQLLDEALRKRRRR, encoded by the coding sequence ATGAACATCCTGCCCACCGGTCGCCGCCTGGTCTTCGTGCTGTGCATCGCCGTGGCCGGGCTCGGCGGCGCCGGCACGGCCGATGCGGTGATGGCGTCGGCGTGGTTCGACGGCGGACGCCCGGGCGCACAGGCGCAGCAGGCGGTGGCCCTGCTGGCCGATGCCGCCTCCGACGGCCTGGAGCCGCAGGACTACGACGCCGCGGCCCTGCAGCGCGCGGTCGCGCTGGCGGCGCAGGGCCCGGGGCTCGATGCGGCGGCGCAGTCGGGCCTGGGCGATGCCCTGAGTGCGGCGATGCAGCGCTTCCTGGCCGATCTGCACGACGGGCGCATCGCCCCGCGGCAGGTCCACGCCCGCTTCGACGTGCCGCGTGGCGCGGCCTTCGATCCGGCCGCCGTGCTGGGCGCCGCGCTGGCCGGACAACGCCTGCCGCAGGCGGTGCGCGAGGCGGCGCCGCGCCTGCCGCTGTACGAGCAGCTGCGCCAGGCGCTGGCGCAGTACCGCGCGCTCGGCGAGCACCCCGCCTGGGCGCAGAAGCTGCCGCCGCTGCGCGGGCGCAAGCTCGAGCCGCTGCAGGCCTGGGACGGCCTGCCGCTGCTGGCCGGGCGGCTGCAGGTGCTGGGTGACCTTCCGGCCGATGTGCCGGTGCCGGTGCGTCACGAAGGCGCGCTGGTCGCGGCGGTGCAGGCCTTCCAGCGCCGCCACGGCCTGGGCGACGACGGCGTCGTCGGCCGCGCCACGCTGGCCGCGCTGGCCGTCACCCCGGCGCAGCGCGCCCGCCAGATCGCGCTGACGCTCGAGCGCCTGCGCTGGACGCCGCTGCAGCTGGGCCCGCGCATGATCGTCGTCAACGTGCCCGAGTTCGTGCTGCGCGCCTACGAGACCCGCGACGACCGCATCGACGTCCGGCTCGAGATGAAGGTGATCGTCGGCAAGGCACTCGACACCCCGACGCCGCTGTTCACCGAGGAGATGCGCTTCATCGAGTTCAGCCCCTACTGGAACGTGCCGCGCTCGATCGCCGGTGCCGAGCTGGTGCCGCGGCTGCAGAGCGAGCCGGCCTACTTCACGCGCCAGGGTTTCGAGTTCGTCGGCCGCGACGGCCGGGTCTCGGCCGGCTTCGGCGACGAACAGCTCGACGCGGTGCTGCGCGGCGAGCTGCGCATCCGCCAGCGGCCCGGGCCGAACAACGCGCTGGGCGACATCAAGTTCGTGTTTCCGAACAACGACGCGATCTACCTGCACCACACGCCGTCGCCCGGCCTGTTCGAGCGCGACCGGCGCGATTTCAGCCACGGCTGCATCCGCGTCCAGGAGCCGGTGGCGCTGGCGAAGTTCGTGCTGCAGGATCAGCCCGGATGGGACGAGGCCCGCATCGTCGAGGCGATGGCGCGCGGCCAATCGCGCACCCTGCGGCTGGACCGGCCGGTGCCGGTGCTGATCGCCTACGGCACGGTGCTGGTCAGGCAGGGGCGGCCGCATTTCCTGGCCGACGTCTACGGCAACGACCAGCTGCTCGACGAGGCCCTGCGCAAGCGTCGCCGGCGCTAA
- a CDS encoding DUF2322 family protein, whose product MTFADTLKQLPPVAHLAGLQLLDAAGQVVATLENRPGQAGSVAVYAALAQRHGAITPAAAVEGLQLYAEHTADAHAHPGRHPNIDRLIGCIAQAATYTVRLLPA is encoded by the coding sequence ATGACCTTCGCCGACACCCTGAAACAGCTGCCCCCGGTGGCGCATCTCGCCGGCCTGCAACTGCTCGATGCCGCGGGCCAGGTGGTGGCCACGCTCGAGAACCGGCCCGGCCAGGCCGGCTCGGTGGCGGTCTATGCCGCGCTGGCGCAGCGCCACGGTGCCATCACGCCGGCCGCCGCAGTCGAAGGGCTGCAGCTGTACGCCGAGCACACCGCAGACGCGCACGCGCATCCGGGCAGACATCCCAACATCGACCGGCTGATCGGCTGCATCGCGCAGGCCGCGACCTACACGGTGCGGCTGCTGCCGGCCTGA
- a CDS encoding TerB family tellurite resistance protein has translation MGLFDMFKSDSGDKMTPHLALATSLLYMMSADGEMDHEEIGHLLSVLGGQSSADGTVGVGAQNQALLDNALKYRRKNPVEFFLKEATPLLSDAQKMCILVNMIDSSLSDGQPEPEEQAVFAKFMQAFGVSETRFQPFFEVIVLKNDRSVFTKQDHPKNSSGYQVKLSVPA, from the coding sequence TTGGGTCTTTTCGACATGTTCAAGAGCGATTCGGGCGACAAGATGACGCCTCACCTCGCGCTCGCCACCAGCCTGCTGTACATGATGTCCGCCGACGGCGAGATGGATCATGAAGAGATCGGCCACCTGCTGTCCGTCCTGGGCGGGCAGTCCAGTGCCGATGGCACGGTGGGGGTCGGCGCCCAGAACCAGGCCCTTCTGGACAATGCGCTCAAGTACCGCAGGAAGAACCCGGTCGAGTTCTTCCTGAAGGAAGCCACTCCCCTGCTGAGCGACGCGCAGAAGATGTGCATCCTCGTGAACATGATCGACTCGTCGCTCTCGGATGGCCAGCCCGAGCCCGAGGAGCAGGCGGTGTTCGCCAAGTTCATGCAGGCCTTCGGCGTGTCGGAGACCCGCTTCCAGCCCTTCTTCGAGGTGATCGTGCTGAAGAACGACCGTTCCGTCTTCACCAAGCAGGACCACCCGAAGAACAGTTCGGGCTATCAGGTCAAGCTCAGCGTGCCCGCCTGA